Genomic DNA from Perognathus longimembris pacificus isolate PPM17 chromosome 6, ASM2315922v1, whole genome shotgun sequence:
ACTCCTATGCTTTACATCACtaaaagagtacatttttaatATTATCATTATAAAAATTAAGTACGTAAGGTGATAATTTGTTAACTATCTTGAAATAGTACATACATATATCAAGACATTGCACTGTATTCCATAAGTGTATAaaagtattattattaaattgaaattataacaaTCCCATTAGAAATGAATGTGCAAAGAATTAGAAAAGTGTCTGATTGTGATACTAGGAGCCTATAAGTAAGTGCTAAGCCGTTTATTTGCTCTGTGGTATTTGACttaaaagcagagagaaaatacCTGATTGCAAAGCTCATAAAAGGTACATctaataatgttttcattttccttttctaccaagaagaaaatcaaaacttcattttatcctacatatttatttatttttctaacttatttcccatctcttttttaataaataagagaatgctaaaaaataaatcatataacATATGAAGTATTGCACCTGCCACTTGTTTTTAACTAATGGAAACAGTCCAGGCAGTGCTCACTTCGCACCACATATACTAAAACTGGAGCAATACAGAGATTACCATGGCCACTGCACAACGATGACATGCAAATGCATAAAGCATTctgattttcaaataaaatgatgttaatcaaaatgaactccaaaatacagAAATGAGAGTGTTCTTTTGGGGTATTTTTGGTTGTGTTTTtcttgtgtgaagttatttctttcttctttcatttttcctttggtctATCTGCCATTGTCCCtgattttgattttggtatcctgtatattgtttatctgatttggggaagggaagaggaataacaaaatgatgaaaacaagggcaaagagtgaaccaatgcaacagctataccTGGAGACACTAAATTGGAAATGACCTTTATGACTTGGGCGGGGGAGAAtggtgggaagggaaagtgggagaaaaatgagggagaaggtaacaatgttctacaagaaatgtacttattaccttacttatgtaactgtaacctctctgaacatcatctttaatataattaaattagatttttttaagtccAGGCAGCTCCATTATGGAAGAAAACTATGCCTCATCACAGAAAGTATACACTGTAATTGAATTTTAAGTTTGTTTCTAGACAGTCCCTTGTGCCTTAATCTGTCTTTTTATAAGAgtcaaaaatacaatttttaatcataaaaatatCCTCAAAGACAGAGATTGTTAGGCTGTGATTACATTCATCTTGTGTGTATGCTATCAGAATATAACAAGAATGAAGCTGTGGCAAAAGAAGAATTTGCATGACCTAATAATAATATTTGAATAGTAAAGTACTCTATCACATAGAAAGACTAATGGAATATTTTTACCTTTCCCATGAAAGATTGAAAATGCACAAGAGAAAATGGGGAATTGAAAATCAAAGTGCCAGCCAATGCACATTTGAATTTCTTTAACAAAAGTAAACCTGAAAGGTAAATCTGTCATTGAATTTTATACAAAGGTTTGCATATGTTTTTACTGATTTAACATGAATATTTAGTTAAAATCTCCATTATAATTACATAAAACCTGAAGCATATAAACTATAAAACATGATGGCCCTGAATTTAAGTAATAgctcagcttctctctctctccttctctctccctctgtctctctttctctttctctccatacacatatattatatatttattattatggtaaaggtgatgtacagagttacaTAGCAATGAGTGCATTTTGAGGGAAGGGGTAAGACTGCTCAACTACTATTTAAAACTGTGAAAGAATATGACATTTTATGGTAACGATCTTTAAGCCCTATTGTCTAGGTCTCAAAGCTCTGTGATTTAGACTCTTTCAGCTCGGGGAACCCCAGtaatagttcctttttttttcctatttccaaAATTACTTCCACtttctcttgcttccttcctcctttttcttacaTTCTATAATAATCTTTGTTGTCAATCATTAGCATTGATTTCATTTAACACTGGAACCATTGCATCAATGAGTTCTGTGATCTTTATCATTCTTTAATTCTCAGCTTTTGCTCACATAATGAAGCTTAATAAactgatgtatatgtatatatgttagcATGAAACActtaataaaacaaactaaaagcaaaaggaaagcttTTTATTATGTCTACAGAAGGCAAACCtctgaatgaaacaaaaaatgacaaaaattttaCTACCTGTGACATAGAGAATTATATTTAAAAGTggtatatctttttttaatcatgtGATTTGTGTTTGACAGTTATGGACAGCTTTTTGAAGTTATATGATACTTTCTTCAGATATAGATGATGATGAATGATGTTGGAAAAAATGGTACTTCGGAAGGCTATTTTATTCTACTGGGTTTTTCAAAATGGCCTCACCTGGAACTAGTTCTCTTTGTGATTATCTTGATCTTCTACTTAATGACACTAACAGGCAACTTGTTCATTATCATCCTATCCTGTCTGGACACCCATCTCCAcactcccatgtacttcttcctctcaAACCTCTCTGTTCTGGATCTCTGCTACACCACCAGCTCCATCCCCCAGTTGTTATTCAATCTCCAGGGCCCAGACAAGACCATTTCTTATGCTGGCTGCATGATTCAGCTCTACTTTGTCCTCGCTCTGGGAAGCACAGAGTGCGTGCTGTTGGTGGTGATGTCCTATGATCGCTATGCAGCTGTGTGCAAACCCTTGCATTACGCTGTCCTCATGCACCCTCGCTTCTGCCACTTGCTGGCTGTGGGCTCCTGGGTAAGTGGCTTTGCTGCGTCAGCACTGCATTCTTCCTTTACCTTCTGGGTTCCATTGTGTGGACATCACCAAGTGGAtaatttcttctgtgaagtcCCAGCATTGCTACAATTATCATGTATCGATACCCATGCGAATGAGCTGACTCTCATGGTCATGAGCTCGGTTTTTGTTGTCATACCTCTCGTCCTCATTCTAACATCCTATGGTGCCATTGCCCGGGCTGTACTGAGGATGCCAAGCACTGGACTTCAGAAAGTTTTTGGGACCTGTGGAGCCCATCTCATGGTGGTGTCCCTCTTTTTTATTCC
This window encodes:
- the LOC125352216 gene encoding olfactory receptor 2J3-like, encoding MMNDVGKNGTSEGYFILLGFSKWPHLELVLFVIILIFYLMTLTGNLFIIILSCLDTHLHTPMYFFLSNLSVLDLCYTTSSIPQLLFNLQGPDKTISYAGCMIQLYFVLALGSTECVLLVVMSYDRYAAVCKPLHYAVLMHPRFCHLLAVGSWVSGFAASALHSSFTFWVPLCGHHQVDNFFCEVPALLQLSCIDTHANELTLMVMSSVFVVIPLVLILTSYGAIARAVLRMPSTGLQKVFGTCGAHLMVVSLFFIPVMCIYLQPPTENSQDKGKFIALFYTVVTPSLNPLIYTLRNKDVRGAIRRLIGSKREI